In Acidobacteriota bacterium, a genomic segment contains:
- a CDS encoding DUF6116 family protein, translating into MAKIGTTGVITYFLSRLRYPQLFSLVLALLVLDLFLFDPIPFLDEILLAAGTILLGMLKNRGDDKDDELPREEKNVTPEEERP; encoded by the coding sequence ATGGCCAAGATCGGTACCACCGGCGTCATCACCTACTTCCTCTCCCGGCTGCGCTACCCCCAGCTCTTCAGCCTGGTGCTCGCGCTGCTGGTCCTCGACCTTTTTCTCTTCGACCCCATCCCGTTCCTGGACGAGATCCTCCTCGCCGCCGGCACCATCCTGCTGGGTATGCTGAAGAATCGAGGAGACGACAAGGACGACGAGCTGCCTCGGGAGGAAAAGAACGTCACCCCCGAGGAAGAACGCCCCTAG